The following are encoded together in the Amyelois transitella isolate CPQ chromosome 6, ilAmyTran1.1, whole genome shotgun sequence genome:
- the LOC106131358 gene encoding laminin subunit beta-1 gives MALRALFILPALIAAGTAVFDREHLRADPRLLDRACQLSPCYPATGNLLIGRESRLSASSTCGLYGRERYCIVSHLQDRKKCFWCDSTNNTIHDAQLNHRIQNIIYKFTPGTRNKSWWQSENGIENVTIQLDMEAEFHLTHLIIQFKTFRPAAMLVERSFDFGKTWRVYRYFAHRCEESFPGIPTHSQRSLTEIVCESRYSGVAPSTEGEVIFRVLPPNLTFVKNPYSEEVQNLLRMTNLRINFTKLHTLGDDLLDNRAEIQEKYYYSIYEMTVRGSCSCYGHASRCLPMPGVESKNNMVHGRCECTHNTRGLNCEYCEDFFNDLPWQPAVGRTSNACKQCTCNNHATKCHFDAAVYNKTGKKSGGVCDNCQHNTMGINCERCQPQFYKDPNLDIQSPDICKPCDCDPQGTTDEEILCDDETDEMNNKTAGRCLCKANVDGPRCDKCKDGFWNFDPQNTEGCTACTCNGLGTINERGCDPTTGNCFCKRHVTGRNCDQCLPEFYGLSEIDDGCTPCDCDIGGSIDRDCDVITGQCKCRPYVTGRRCDQPIQNFFVGALDSMVFEAESSQCDSQFDDNAIQSQVCHVVIRENFPDGRRETWTGPGFMKIPEGSTLVFIIDNIQTTMNYNVLIRYEPQSNLNWEEATILVKRPGPIDLDSPCANIRPEDDRITTYLPANQRSVLVIPPVCLEKQKETEIRIYLGHQDKRTPNPRASVLIDSIVLIPSFDDLPFFKGNDSVANNMKREFDRNNCGDPYYYDLNRDTVPEICKNYHASIGFYIRNGSESCQCDPSGSKSHQCHPYTGYCQCVENIVGARCDRCAPGTYDFSKFGCKRCDCNSIGSLDNFCDATSGQCKCRTNTYGRACDLCQPGYFNFPNCEQCDCNGHAVECDDRTGACRDCRDFTEGHRCERCIAGYYGDPRLGVDIACRPCPCPGIKGDPNKNNHADSCELDSDTKDVVCECKAGYAGALCDVCADNYYGDPITGTCEKCECNENIDITKPGNCDPYTGQCLQCLHNTAGDHCEVCEEGYYGNALEKACYKCNCSVLGTNFTRGNCDGVTGQCPCFNNVMGINCDQCTENHWRIALGTGCDPCDCDPIGSRSSQCNPFIGKCDCKPGHGGRQCDQCQENHWGDPNIECHECECNLYGSMSPQCMRDTGSCVCKPGIGGYNCDKCARGYLGEAPQCYACGECFDNWDRVIDELRVQTEYAIGNASKIKVVGATGAYTRDFDEMTKKLSEIEGMLNSANMGQTTVNELLSNISSLQNELAKTEEKVKDSNSNLNDITSQINLGNVTLDNLRKNIETLKQKTVELGNNATKLQEANLEGALNLTREAKQRAIKASDEAENVQTLIANTDRQIKNTDRLIEMQYAHFNNNQNDNEKKLDDIQSELTELESRIPKLNEKMCGQESDTCDICGGAGCGKCGGISCDQGAVTKAEQALDFANKTDHRIKEHELTAEDLFRSISLVKQDTVAVRSQAKELFNKAHEFKSSTERVTNESKDLTSELKDFLSNTSSTPADIRSLAQEILNLSISIEPKEITELSQRINSTVSQLTNIENIIIETKPDLERAKALKQNATAVNQSANVTLMTAKKVLEALDDAQAAQDAAENAIQKANSDIEAAKNDLIPIAKETEQAQKKANETKDEVEGLRLRLSDLQKNILKIESDADQVKQEANDVVNRAEGAEQKARQLRLDFKQTNMSLAQRADQTSNSRERAQLLLNRATKLASDTQMQLKLLANMEELYNDHNEQLNILEKEISELNALMNYYLTEITKRSDYYRACTT, from the coding sequence ATGGCTCTACGCGCATTGTTTATATTGCCCGCGCTAATCGCCGCCGGCACTGCTGTATTCGACCGTGAGCACCTTCGAGCGGACCCGCGCCTCCTGGACAGAGCCTGTCAGCTCAGCCCCTGCTACCCCGCCACCGGCAATTTACTAATTGGCCGGGAGTCGCGACTATCCGCATCTTCGACATGCGGACTCTACGGTCGCGAACGCTACTGCATCGTATCACATTTACAAGACCGCAAGAAATGCTTTTGGTGCGACTCTACGAACAATACGATACATGACGCGCAGCTAAATCAtcgaatacaaaatattatttacaaattcacACCTGGAACACGTAATAAGTCTTGGTGGCAGTCGGAAAATGGGATAGAAAATGTTACTATTCAATTGGATATGGAAGCGGAATTTCATCTCACTCACTTGATCATACAGTTCAAAACGTTTCGGCCGGCTGCTATGTTAGTGGAACGTTCTTTTGATTTTGGAAAAACTTGGCGTGTCTATCGTTATTTTGCCCATCGCTGCGAAGAATCTTTTCCTGGAATTCCGACGCATTCCCAACGATCTCTAACTGAAATTGTGTGTGAATCGCGGTATTCAGGAGTAGCCCCGTCTACAGAAGGTGAAGTGATATTCAGAGTTTTACCTCCCAATTTGACATTTGTCAAAAACCCTTATTCAGAGGAAGTGCAAAATTTGTTACGGATGACCAATTTAAGGATCAATTTTACTAAGCTTCACACTTTAGGAGATGATTTGTTAGATAATAGAGCGGAGattcaagaaaaatattactacTCTATTTATGAAATGACTGTACGTGGCTCTTGCTCTTGTTATGGGCACGCTTCTCGCTGCTTACCCATGCCAGGGGTGGAATCTAAAAACAATATGGTGCACGGGCGATGTGAATGTACTCATAATACTCGTGGATTAAATTGCGAATATTGTgaagattttttcaatgatTTGCCATGGCAACCAGCTGTAGGAAGAACATCTAATGCTTGTAAACAATGTACATGTAACAATCACGCAACAAAATGCCATTTTGATGCCgcagtttataataaaacaggaaAAAAGAGCGGTGGAGTGTGTGATAATTGCCAACACAACACCATGGGAATTAATTGCGAACGTTGCCAGccacaattttataaagacCCAAATTTAGATATACAAAGTCCAGATATCTGCAAACCATGTGATTGTGATCCCCAAGGGACAACAGATGAAGAGATTCTCTGTGATGATGAAACTGATGAAATGAACAATAAAACCGCGGGTCGGTGTTTATGCAAGGCCAACGTTGATGGACCTAGGTGTGACAAATGTAAAGATGGTTTTTGGAATTTTGATCCACAAAATACTGAGGGTTGCACGGCTTGCACATGCAATGGTCTTGGAACAATAAACGAACGTGGATGCGATCCTACAACAGGCAATTGTTTCTGTAAGCGACATGTCACGGGTAGAAATTGCGACCAGTGTTTACCAGAATTTTACGGCTTGTCTGAAATTGACGATGGTTGTACACCTTGTGACTGTGATATCGGTGGTTCAATCGATCGCGATTGTGATGTAATTACAGGGCAGTGCAAATGTCGGCCATATGTTACTGGTCGACGCTGTGATCAACCGATACAAAACTTTTTCGTTGGTGCTTTAGATTCTATGGTTTTCGAAGCGGAGTCTAGTCAATGTGATTCACAATTTGATGATAATGCTATTCAAAGTCAAGTATGCCATGTTGTCATTCGTGAGAACTTTCCAGATGGAAGGAGGGAAACTTGGACGGGACCTGGTTTTATGAAAATACCAGAAGGAAGCACATTGGTATTTATAATCGACAACATACAGACAACGATGAACTATAACGTTTTGATAAGATACGAGCCACAATCAAATCTAAATTGGGAAGAAGCAACAATATTAGTTAAAAGACCAGGGCCTATAGATTTAGATTCGCCATGTGCCAATATTCGTCCAGAAGATGATagaataactacatatttaccTGCTAATCAACGAAGTGTGCTTGTTATACCTCCAGTTTGTTTAGAGAAGCAAAAAGAAACTGAGATTCGTATATATTTAGGACATCAAGACAAAAGAACACCAAATCCTAGAGCTTCCGTACTCATTGATTCTATTGTGCTTATCCCATCGTTTGATGATTTGCCATTTTTCAAGGGTAATGATTCTGTTGCAAATAATATGAAACGAGAATTTGATCGTAACAACTGTGGAGATCCATATTATTATGACTTAAATAGAGATACTGTTCCTGAAATATGCAAGAATTACCACGCTAGTATTGGATTTTATATTAGAAATGGATCTGAATCTTGTCAGTGTGATCCCTCTGGATCAAAAAGCCATCAGTGTCATCCATATACTGGATACTGTCAATGTGTTGAAAATATTGTAGGAGCGCGGTGCGATCGTTGTGCTCCAGGAACATATGACTTTAGCAAATTCGGATGTAAGCGTTGTGATTGTAATAGTATAGGATCTTTAGACAATTTCTGTGATGCAACCAGTGGACAATGTAAATGTAGaacaaatacatatggtcgTGCTTGTGATTTGTGTCAACCTGGTTATTTCAATTTCCCTAATTGTGAACAGTGTGATTGTAACGGTCATGCAGTGGAATGTGATGATAGAACGGGGGCGTGTAGAGATTGCAGAGACTTTACTGAAGGCCATCGATGCGAAAGATGCATAGCAGGTTATTACGGTGATCCACGTCTCGGTGTAGACATTGCTTGTCGTCCTTGTCCCTGTCCCGGTATAAAAGGTGatcctaataaaaataaccacgCTGATTCTTGTGAACTCGATTCAGATACAAAAGATGTCGTATGTGAATGTAAAGCAGGTTATGCTGGAGCTCTATGCGATGTGTGTGCTGATAATTATTATGGTGATCCGATCACAGGAACTTGTGAAAAATGTGAATGTAACGAAAACATCGATATTACAAAACCTGGTAACTGTGACCCCTATACAGGTCAGTGTTTGCAGTGCTTACATAACACAGCTGGAGATCACTGTGAAGTATGTGAGGAAGGATATTACGGAAACGCTTTGGAAAAAGCGTGCTACAAATGTAATTGTTCTGTCCTGGGAACTAACTTTACTCGAGGAAATTGCGATGGTGTAACCGGACAATGTCCTTGCTTCAATAATGTGATGGGTATAAATTGTGACCAGTGTACTGAAAATCATTGGAGAATAGCGCTCGGTACTGGATGTGATCCATGTGACTGCGATCCAATAGGATCTCGATCTTCGCAATGTAACCCATTTATCGGTAAATGTGATTGTAAGCCAGGGCATGGTGGAAGGCAATGCGATCAGTGCCAGGAAAATCACTGGGGCGATCCCAACATCGAATGTCATGAATGTGAATGTAATTTGTATGGTTCCATGTCACCGCAGTGTATGCGTGACACCGGATCGTGTGTCTGTAAACCTGGCATAGGTGGTTACAATTGTGATAAATGCGCCAGAGGATATTTAGGAGAAGCTCCTCAATGCTATGCTTGCGGTGAATGCTTTGACAACTGGGATCGAGTTATTGATGAGTTACGTGTTCAAACAGAATATGCCATTGGAAATgctagtaaaataaaagtggTTGGTGCTACAGGAGCATATACAAGAGACTTTGATGAAATGACTAAAAAGTTATCTGAAATAGAAGGCATGTTAAATAGTGCTAATATGGGACAAACTACAGTCAATGAATTATTATCTAATATTAGTAGTTTACAAAATGAACTTGCAAAAACCGAGGAGAAAGTGAAAGATAGTAATTCTAATTTGAATGATATAACTTCCCAAATCAATTTAGGAAATGTTACTTTAGATAatttaaggaaaaatattgaGACACTAAAGCAAAAAACTGTTGAACTAGGTAATAATGCAACAAAACTGCAGGAAGCCAACTTAGAAGGTGCCCTTAATTTGACACGAGAAGCTAAACAAAGAGCAATCAAAGCATCTGACGAAGCTGAAAATGTTCAAACTCTTATTGCAAATACTgacagacaaataaaaaatacagaccGTCTAATTGAAATGCAATATGCTCATTTTAACAATAATCAGaatgataatgaaaaaaaattagacgATATTCAAAGTGAGTTAACTGAATTGGAGTCCCGGATACCCAAACTTAATGAAAAGATGTGCGGGCAAGAAAGTGATACTTGTGACATTTGTGGCGGTGCAGGTTGTGGAAAATGTGGGGGAATATCCTGCGATCAAGGCGCAGTCACTAAAGCAGAGCAAGCCTTAGATTTTGCTAATAAAACTGACCATAGAATAAAGGAACATGAACTTACAGCTGAAGATTTATTCCGATCAATTTCTTTAGTCAAACAAGACACTGTTGCCGTACGTTCGCAAGCTAAAGAACTATTCAATAAAGCACACGAGTTTAAATCGTCAACTGAACGCGTTACAAATGAGAGCAAAGATTTGACTTCCGAACTGAAAGactttttatcaaatactTCCAGTACTCCAGCTGATATAAGGTCTTTGGCTCAAGAAATCTTAAATCTTTCCATCAGTATAGAACCCAAAGAAATAACAGAGTTATCACAGCGTATAAATTCAACTGTTTCTCAGCTAactaatattgaaaatattataattgaaacGAAGCCTGATTTGGAGAGAGCCAAAGCGTTGAAGCAAAATGCAACAGCTGTTAATCAATCGGCAAATGTAACTTTGATGACAGCCAAAAAAGTGCTAGAAGCATTGGATGATGCGCAAGCAGCACAAGATGCAGCAGAGAATGCTATTCAAAAAGCTAACAGTGACATTGAAGCAGCTAAAAATGACCTAATACCGATTGCCAAAGAAACTGAGCAGGCTCAGAAAAAAGCAAATGAAACTAAAGATGAAGTAGAGGGATTACGGTTAAGACTTTCCGATTTACAGAAAAACATATTGAAGATAGAAAGTGATGCTGATCAAGTGAAACAAGAAGCGAATGATGTTGTAAACAGAGCTGAAGGTGCGGAACAAAAAGCTAGGCAATTGAGATTggatttcaaacaaacaaatatgtcCCTTGCTCAGCGTGCTGACCAGACGTCCAATTCGAGAGAGCGAGCACAATTGCTTCTCAATCGAGCTACAAAGCTTGCTAGTGATACACAAATGCAGTTAAAACTTCTTGCAAATATGGAAGAACTATACAATGACCATAATGAACAATTAAACATTttggaaaaagaaatatccGAACTTAATgcattaatgaattattatctCACTGAAATTACGAAACGATCTGATTATTACAGGGCCTGtacaacataa